The Vanessa tameamea isolate UH-Manoa-2023 chromosome 27, ilVanTame1 primary haplotype, whole genome shotgun sequence DNA window tttttgtttatgttttttccGGTTCCTGTGCTCGAAGCGTAAACACAGTTGTAGTGTAGTCCCCAaacttattgtaattaaaaaacatttacggATTATCGGACACAGCGAGTATTGAAAAACATAACTATAAGTGCAGTGGATTTGTGTAAATATTGACTCTGGCGTGATTAACGTGAAAATAGAACATATCACAACAAAACAACAAAGTAAGAAACCAACGGTTACCGTATTGAGGGTAGATTTTTTACACACAGTATTAATAGAAACATCATACATACGTCATAGCAATACTGTCAGGTTGATATTGTCTATGACGTTCATCGAATCGGTGTTGCCAGCTTAAAAGTTACCTTTCGACGGCTGCATTCCATTTTACGAAAACAAGTTAAAACTTAAACATGGATGatcaatttcaaattttgtttgataaaatgaaaatcgAAATGCAGAAACAGACCGTTGAGTTGAAAGAGTCTATAACAAATTCAATTATGGAGAAAatggaagaaaaaataaaacctattatagaagaaaacaaagatttaaagataaaaataaataaacttgaaaatGAGATTGAGTATTTGAAAAGAGATAAGAAGcaaaacaacattattatttttggactaAAAGAGGAAGAAGAACATACGTCTGGGCTAATACAAAAGGTgaagaaaatattcaataaagacaTTAATATAAACGTTGAGGcttttgaaataaacaacatttatcgCATCGGTAAGAGAAGCCCAGGTGTAAAGCCGAGACCGGTTCTGCTCTCCTTTGTTAATGCATGgaagaaaaatgaaataatgaaaGTCCGAAAGAATCTCaaagatatatatgttacagAGGATTATACTAAAGAAGTTTTGGAAAAGAGAAAATTGTTACAAACTAGACTGAATGAAGAAAGAAATAAAGGAAATTTCGCATATCTGAAATACGACAAGCTTgtggtaaaggaaaataatacAACCaaggaaaaaagaaaaagagaaatATCTTCATCGCCGCGAGACAATACAAAAGTTAAGAAACAAACCTGGATGCCATCACAAGACAATAGGCGTAACGCTTTTGATGTCATGAGAGGCAGATCCAACTCTCTCTCTTCCTATACGGCGGATAATAATAGGCAATAACAATTAGCTATCGGCAACCGGAAAACGCAACTACTTAATACAGAAAACCATTTAATTAGAAACCACCAAACTCCCCCAAGCCGACTGGTCCTCGTGGGGGAAAATGACCAAGACCCTCTaaagatagaaaataaaaagagaatacgatataatgatatacatatagcGACTTTAAACTGTCGATCACTAGGAACCACGGAAAAACTACAAGAACTAGAATTAGCGTTGGACGAAATAAAATGGGACATAATTGGTATTAGTGAAGTGAGGAGATTTGGAGAAAAAATAGAGGACCATGGAAAATACATACTGCACCATATTGGAGAAACGCCCGGTTTATACGGAGTCGGATTCCTGGTCAAAAGAAATCTTGCCAAAAACATACAAGAACTCAAAGGAATCTCAGAACGGATAGCACttctcaatattaaattacctGTAGATGGAGAGGAAGAACAATTATGGTCTATAATTCAGGCGTATTCGCCTACCGAACCAAACAGAAAAGAAGATTTAACAAAAGTCGAAAAATTCTACGAAGATCTACAATCAACCATTGcaaatacacataaaaacgTAATAGTTATGGGAGACTTTAACGGACAGATTGGCAAACAGAAGAAT harbors:
- the LOC113395300 gene encoding uncharacterized protein LOC113395300 produces the protein MDDQFQILFDKMKIEMQKQTVELKESITNSIMEKMEEKIKPIIEENKDLKIKINKLENEIEYLKRDKKQNNIIIFGLKEEEEHTSGLIQKVKKIFNKDININVEAFEINNIYRIGKRSPGVKPRPVLLSFVNAWKKNEIMKVRKNLKDIYVTEDYTKEVLEKRKLLQTRLNEERNKGNFAYLKYDKLVVKENNTTKEKRKREISSSPRDNTKVKKQTWMPSQDNRRNAFDVMRGRSNSLSSYTADNNRQ